Proteins from one Mercurialis annua linkage group LG7, ddMerAnnu1.2, whole genome shotgun sequence genomic window:
- the LOC126655474 gene encoding leucine-rich repeat extensin-like protein 2, translating into MKKNLSNKTLENAKPFKMAEVLEKDEIPSSSSEEETLPVLPNAPSTDVVSSDAQHPPLSLPNSPSALALPSLVLDNNPPPLVPNPPSDANPGHQQTLTTHRQETVESKKKGKNPFKEALQDPTPFRLSDFSKKMGGALQHPPPVKLTDLSKKQGKNPLTQAPQHPPPVKLTDLSKKQGKNPLTQAPQHPPPVKLTDLSKKQGKIPPPVKLTDLSKKQGKNPPPVKLTDLSKKQGKNPLKEAMQHPKLTDLSGKDQTPDNTLPLLPAATDAQHPSRPVAVNPPSDNLAHQPPEDTVPDFDSGAVPANCNDNPPVVAPPSNADANLASPGHEDAAPLLHSDDPPWDDGPANKKPRI; encoded by the coding sequence ATGAAAAAGAATCTTTCCAACAAAACCCTGGAAAATGCTAAACCTTTTAAGATGGCTGAGGTTTTGGAAAAGGATGAAATCCCTTCTTCTTCGTCAGAAGAAGAAACATTGCCAGTTCTTCCAAACGCTCCTTCTACTGATGTTGTGTCTTCTGATGCACAACATCCTCCTCTTTCACTCCCTAATTCTCCCTCCGCTCTTGCACTTCCATCACTTGTTCTTGACAATAATCCACCTCCACTTGTTCCAAACCCCCCCTCCGACGCGAATCCGGGCCATCAACAAACTCTCACAACTCACCGTCAAGAAACTGTCGAGTCCAAGAAGAAGGGAAAGAATCCTTTCAAAGAAGCCCTACAAGATCCTACACCTTTCAGACTGAGCGATTTTTCTAAGAAGATGGGAGGAGCCCTGCAACACCCTCCACCAGTCAAGCTGACTGATCTTTCCAAGAAGCAGGGAAAGAATCCTCTCACACAAGCCCCGCAACACCCTCCACCAGTCAAGCTGACTGATCTTTCCAAGAAGCAGGGAAAGAATCCTCTCACACAAGCCCCGCAACACCCTCCACCAGTCAAGCTGACCGATCTTTCCAAGAAGCAGGGAAAGATTCCTCCACCAGTCAAGCTGACCGATCTTTCCAAGAAGCAGGGAAAGAATCCTCCACCAGTCAAGCTGACCGATCTTTCCAAGAAGCAGGGAAAGAATCCTCTCAAAGAAGCCATGCAACACCCCAAGCTGACTGATCTTTCGGGAAAAGATCAAACCCCTGACAATACATTGCCACTTCTTCCTGCTGCTACTGATGCACAACATCCTTCTCGCCCAGTTGCTGTAAACCCCCCCTCCGATAATCTTGCCCATCAACCTCCTGAGGATACTGTTCCAGATTTTGATTCCGGTGCCGTGCCTGCCAACTGTAATGACAATCCACCTGTTGTGGCCCCCCCCTCAAATGCTGATGCCAACCTTGCATCGCCGGGCCATGAGGATGCAGCTCCACTCCTTCATTCTGATGATCCGCCCTGGGATGATGGGCCAGCGAACAAGAAGCCACGAATATAG